A region of Maribacter algicola DNA encodes the following proteins:
- a CDS encoding UDP-2,3-diacylglucosamine diphosphatase: MKKRPVDIVVISDVHLGTYGCHANELLQYLKSIAPKEVILNGDIIDIWQFSKRYWPKSHMKVVKYLMGWIAKGIKVHYITGNHDEMLRKFTGFQMGSLNIVNKVVLPVHGKKAWFFHGDVFDVTMQHSKWVAKLGAKGYDFLILLNRGINFISKQLGLGPISMSKKIKNGVKSAVKFINNFETTASEIAIENGYEYVVCGHIHQPEIRKISTDKGEVTYLNSGDWIENLTALEYNHGQWELYSFYNDKGMQIQLEDPHEDHPVLERAELFQSLLDEFRTSGLVKLK, from the coding sequence ATGAAAAAAAGACCTGTTGATATCGTGGTCATATCCGATGTGCATCTAGGCACTTATGGATGCCACGCCAACGAACTATTGCAATACCTCAAGTCAATTGCTCCAAAGGAAGTTATACTAAACGGTGACATTATTGACATCTGGCAGTTCAGTAAGCGCTACTGGCCCAAATCGCATATGAAGGTGGTCAAATATCTTATGGGCTGGATCGCAAAGGGCATCAAAGTACATTACATCACGGGCAACCATGATGAAATGCTTCGGAAATTTACAGGATTTCAAATGGGTTCGTTAAATATCGTCAATAAAGTGGTTTTGCCCGTTCACGGTAAAAAAGCATGGTTCTTTCATGGGGATGTATTTGATGTTACCATGCAGCATTCCAAGTGGGTCGCCAAACTTGGGGCCAAGGGCTATGACTTTTTGATTCTGTTGAACAGGGGCATTAATTTTATCAGCAAACAATTGGGGCTCGGACCTATTTCCATGTCCAAAAAAATAAAGAACGGCGTAAAATCCGCAGTCAAATTCATCAATAACTTTGAAACGACGGCCTCTGAAATAGCCATAGAAAATGGCTATGAATACGTTGTATGCGGACATATTCATCAACCCGAAATTCGTAAGATTTCTACGGATAAGGGAGAAGTAACCTACCTAAATTCTGGGGATTGGATAGAAAACCTAACTGCGTTGGAATACAACCACGGTCAATGGGAGCTCTACTCCTTTTACAATGACAAGGGCATGCAAATTCAATTGGAGGATCCTCATGAGGACCATCCAGTCCTTGAAAGGGCCGAACTGTTCCAAAGCCTTTTGGACGAATTCAGGACAAGCGGATTGGTAAAACTGAAATAA
- the hemN gene encoding oxygen-independent coproporphyrinogen III oxidase, translating to MCNLIHKYNIPGPRYTSYPTVPFWDIHSFSGKKWEATVKQSFSESNSKEGISLYIHLPFCESMCTFCGCHKRITKRHEVEVPYIRTLLKEWSLYLELFDERPKIKELHLGGGTPTFFSPENLQMLINGFFRRADKAEDYEFSFEGHPNNTTKEHLQALYDVEFRRVSYGVQDYNETVQKAIHRVQSFENVKNVTDWAREIGYTSIGHDIIFGLPHQTLEHVLETIEKTKILQPDRLAFYSYAHVPWLKGNGQRGYKDSDLPSAEEKRTQYEVGKLELAKAGYTEIGMDHFALDTDSLYRSMKNGKLHRNFMGYTASKTQLMVGLGASSISDSWYGFAQNVKSLEEYQHLVENNIIPIFRGHILTDEDIIIRKHILNLMCQLETLWFGEPMQFKELPVVMDRLKEMQDDGLLEMTQYQLRVTEKGRPFVRNICMAFDLKLHEKTPETRLFSMTI from the coding sequence ATGTGCAATCTTATTCATAAATATAATATTCCGGGTCCAAGGTATACCAGTTACCCAACGGTCCCTTTTTGGGATATTCATTCGTTTTCCGGCAAAAAATGGGAAGCGACCGTAAAACAGAGTTTTTCCGAATCGAATTCCAAGGAAGGCATAAGTCTATACATACATCTTCCCTTTTGTGAGAGTATGTGTACATTTTGCGGGTGTCATAAGCGTATCACCAAAAGACATGAAGTTGAGGTACCTTACATAAGGACTTTATTGAAAGAATGGTCCTTATATCTTGAGTTGTTTGACGAACGGCCTAAAATCAAAGAACTTCATTTAGGTGGCGGTACCCCTACATTTTTTAGTCCGGAAAACCTGCAGATGCTTATCAACGGTTTTTTTAGAAGGGCCGATAAGGCGGAGGATTACGAATTTAGTTTTGAGGGCCATCCCAACAACACGACCAAGGAGCACCTGCAGGCGCTTTACGATGTTGAGTTTAGACGTGTGAGTTATGGCGTACAGGATTACAACGAGACCGTTCAAAAGGCCATCCACCGGGTGCAATCTTTTGAAAACGTGAAGAACGTTACGGATTGGGCTAGGGAAATTGGGTATACCTCCATCGGTCACGATATCATTTTTGGGTTACCGCACCAAACCTTGGAACACGTACTCGAAACCATAGAAAAAACGAAAATCTTACAGCCAGATAGATTGGCCTTTTATAGTTATGCTCATGTGCCTTGGCTCAAGGGAAATGGTCAGCGTGGTTATAAGGATTCCGATCTGCCGTCCGCCGAGGAAAAGCGTACACAGTACGAAGTAGGGAAACTGGAACTGGCAAAGGCAGGATATACGGAAATAGGGATGGATCATTTCGCCTTGGATACGGACAGTCTTTATCGATCCATGAAAAATGGCAAACTGCACCGGAACTTTATGGGGTACACCGCTTCCAAGACACAATTGATGGTAGGTCTGGGAGCCTCCAGTATTAGCGATAGTTGGTACGGTTTTGCCCAGAATGTCAAGAGTTTAGAGGAATATCAGCACTTGGTGGAGAATAATATCATACCCATTTTTAGAGGCCATATTTTAACCGATGAGGATATCATTATCAGAAAGCATATTCTAAATCTAATGTGCCAATTGGAGACGCTCTGGTTCGGGGAACCCATGCAGTTCAAGGAATTACCTGTGGTGATGGACAGGTTGAAGGAGATGCAGGACGACGGACTTCTAGAAATGACCCAATATCAATTGCGGGTCACTGAAAAGGGACGCCCATTTGTTCGAAATATATGTATGGCGTTCGATTTGAAATTGCACGAAAAAACACCGGAGACCCGATTGTTCTCCATGACCATTTGA
- a CDS encoding nucleotidyltransferase family protein: protein MTLLLMAAGSGSRYGKLKQFDDLGPEGEFLMEFAIYDALQNNFEQIVVITKKENVSFLEEYLNERLPKNIKINVLAQELTDLPDGVDYKGDRQKPWGTAHAVWTARNVIDGPFVVLNADDYYGQAVYKKAADFIKSNNEAYALLGYTLKDTLSEHGSVSRGVCKVAGDNLVSVNERLKLVQQGDKIVDEDTGLKFTGDEQASMNFWVCRPSIFDKIDAELKVFLQDEKKIASSELYLPFMIQEMLQANEVEVKCIPSGAEWFGVTYASDREKAVENLQSKTDEGLYKTPLW from the coding sequence ATGACATTACTTTTAATGGCCGCAGGTAGCGGAAGTAGATATGGAAAACTGAAACAGTTCGATGATTTGGGACCCGAGGGGGAATTCTTGATGGAGTTTGCCATCTACGATGCACTACAGAACAATTTTGAACAAATAGTGGTCATCACCAAAAAAGAAAATGTTTCCTTTTTGGAGGAATATTTAAACGAAAGATTACCAAAAAACATTAAAATAAATGTACTGGCCCAAGAATTGACGGATCTGCCCGATGGTGTAGATTATAAGGGCGATCGTCAAAAACCTTGGGGAACCGCGCACGCGGTATGGACGGCCAGAAATGTCATTGACGGACCTTTTGTGGTCTTGAATGCGGATGATTATTACGGACAGGCCGTTTATAAAAAGGCTGCCGATTTTATAAAATCAAATAACGAAGCCTATGCCCTTCTAGGGTATACGCTAAAAGATACGCTATCCGAACATGGCTCCGTATCCCGAGGTGTTTGTAAGGTAGCGGGAGATAACCTGGTATCCGTAAACGAACGATTAAAACTGGTCCAACAGGGCGACAAAATCGTGGATGAGGATACCGGACTCAAATTTACGGGCGACGAACAAGCCAGTATGAATTTCTGGGTTTGTAGGCCTTCCATTTTTGACAAGATAGATGCTGAATTGAAGGTATTCCTACAGGACGAGAAAAAAATCGCATCCAGCGAGCTGTATCTTCCTTTTATGATCCAGGAAATGCTACAGGCCAACGAAGTGGAGGTAAAATGTATTCCATCTGGTGCGGAATGGTTTGGGGTTACTTATGCCAGTGATCGGGAAAAGGCTGTGGAGAACCTGCAGTCCAAGACCGACGAAGGACTTTACAAAACACCTTTGTGGTAG
- a CDS encoding GH1 family beta-glucosidase, translating to MTKKIHSSDFSKDFIWGVSTAAFQIEGGHDKHGKGPSIWDVFTSRKGKIRGNDTAKTSCDFYHRYKEDINLMKSLNIPNFRFSISWSRILPTGTGKINTEGIAFYNRVIDYCLEQDITPWITLYHWDLPHELELKGGWTNREILDWFGEYTKVCAQSFGDRVKHWMVLNEPMVFTGGGYFLGVHAPGKKGMRNFLPAVHHAQLSQAVGGRMIRKWIPDAKIGTTYSCSYIVPKNKSPRNIKAAKRVDALLNRIFIEPVLGLGYPEKDLPILKKLRPYILPGDMEKSRFEFDFIGIQNYTREVVQHSYFIPYIQAKIIEAPKRNVRTTLMDWEVYPPSIYEMIRKYNSYKTLPDLIITENGAAFQDTFTEGKIKDKKRQKFLKDHLEQVLKAKKEGLNVHGYFVWTLTDNFEWAEGYHPGFGLVHVNFKTQKRTVKKSGKWYKKFLEV from the coding sequence ATGACGAAAAAGATTCACTCCTCAGATTTTAGCAAGGATTTTATTTGGGGGGTCTCCACGGCCGCTTTCCAGATTGAGGGGGGCCATGACAAACATGGCAAAGGGCCTTCCATTTGGGACGTTTTTACCTCAAGGAAGGGAAAAATTCGCGGAAACGATACGGCCAAAACCAGTTGTGATTTTTACCACAGGTACAAGGAAGATATCAACCTGATGAAATCCTTGAATATCCCAAATTTTAGGTTCTCCATTTCCTGGAGCAGGATATTGCCTACGGGCACGGGTAAAATAAATACGGAGGGAATTGCCTTCTACAATAGGGTCATCGACTATTGCCTGGAACAGGACATAACTCCTTGGATCACTTTATACCATTGGGACCTACCCCACGAGCTTGAGTTGAAGGGAGGATGGACCAACAGGGAAATCTTGGATTGGTTTGGGGAATACACTAAGGTTTGCGCCCAATCCTTTGGCGACCGGGTCAAACATTGGATGGTACTGAACGAACCTATGGTGTTTACCGGCGGTGGCTATTTTTTGGGAGTCCACGCCCCGGGAAAAAAAGGAATGCGCAATTTTCTTCCTGCCGTTCATCACGCGCAATTGTCTCAAGCGGTTGGGGGACGCATGATTCGAAAATGGATTCCCGATGCAAAAATTGGAACTACATACTCCTGTTCCTACATTGTACCAAAAAACAAATCACCAAGGAACATCAAAGCGGCAAAAAGGGTAGATGCACTTTTAAACCGTATTTTTATTGAACCTGTTTTGGGTCTAGGCTATCCTGAAAAAGATTTGCCGATCTTAAAAAAACTAAGACCTTATATACTCCCTGGGGATATGGAGAAAAGTCGATTTGAATTTGACTTCATCGGCATTCAAAACTATACTAGGGAGGTTGTACAACACAGCTATTTTATTCCTTACATCCAGGCCAAGATCATAGAAGCCCCCAAAAGAAATGTTCGCACCACATTGATGGATTGGGAGGTATATCCACCCAGTATCTATGAAATGATACGCAAATACAACAGTTATAAAACGTTGCCCGATCTTATCATCACGGAGAACGGGGCCGCATTTCAGGATACGTTCACAGAAGGAAAAATCAAGGACAAAAAAAGACAGAAGTTCCTTAAGGACCACTTGGAGCAAGTACTAAAAGCCAAAAAGGAAGGGTTAAACGTTCATGGGTACTTCGTGTGGACGCTCACGGATAATTTTGAGTGGGCCGAAGGATACCACCCCGGTTTTGGATTGGTCCATGTCAATTTTAAGACGCAAAAACGCACCGTGAAAAAATCGGGAAAGTGGTATAAGAAGTTTTTGGAAGTTTAA
- a CDS encoding glycosyltransferase family protein — protein sequence MRVLYAIQGTGNGHLSRARDVIPALLNENIDLDILISGTQADIDLPYSVKYRCKGLSFIFGKKGGVDMWKTYVKSNTLRLQKEIRSIPVQNYHLIINDFEPVSAWACKLAEKPCFSFSHQSAVLSNNAPKPKKKDSLGKMILKNYAPGSHHFGLHFKSYDEGIFTPIIRADIRNANVYEGEHYTVYLPSYSDGKIIHFLSQIPNVKWDVFSKHNNRETVTKNLSIRPITNVAFVQSMATSKGVLCGAGFETPAEALYMQKKLLVVPMKGQYEQQCNAAALQEMNIPVIKSLKEKHLPKVMDWVASNKKIEVDYPNITNEIVQKLLQKSLQE from the coding sequence ATGCGGGTATTATATGCCATTCAAGGTACTGGAAACGGGCATTTAAGCAGGGCAAGGGACGTAATTCCGGCTCTGCTTAATGAAAATATAGATTTGGATATCCTGATCAGTGGTACACAGGCCGATATCGATTTGCCCTACTCAGTTAAATACCGATGCAAGGGATTGAGCTTCATATTCGGAAAAAAAGGGGGCGTGGATATGTGGAAGACCTACGTAAAATCGAACACCCTGCGATTGCAAAAGGAAATCCGAAGCATTCCGGTCCAGAACTACCATTTGATCATCAATGATTTTGAACCTGTTTCCGCATGGGCCTGCAAACTGGCGGAAAAACCTTGCTTTAGTTTCAGCCATCAATCGGCCGTACTATCCAACAACGCCCCCAAACCAAAGAAAAAGGACAGCTTGGGTAAAATGATACTAAAGAACTATGCGCCCGGCAGCCATCACTTTGGCCTGCATTTTAAATCCTATGACGAGGGTATTTTTACTCCTATTATCCGGGCCGATATTCGTAATGCAAACGTTTACGAGGGGGAACACTACACGGTCTATCTTCCATCCTACAGTGATGGAAAAATCATTCATTTTCTTTCACAAATACCCAATGTAAAGTGGGATGTATTTTCAAAGCACAACAACCGGGAAACGGTCACCAAGAATTTGAGCATACGCCCCATTACCAATGTAGCCTTTGTGCAAAGTATGGCCACTAGCAAGGGTGTTCTATGCGGGGCAGGTTTTGAAACCCCAGCGGAAGCACTTTATATGCAAAAGAAGCTACTCGTAGTTCCTATGAAAGGTCAATATGAACAACAATGCAATGCGGCCGCTTTGCAGGAAATGAACATTCCCGTCATAAAATCCTTAAAGGAAAAGCACCTGCCCAAGGTCATGGATTGGGTGGCATCCAATAAAAAAATTGAAGTAGATTACCCGAATATTACCAATGAAATAGTTCAAAAACTACTTCAGAAAAGCTTGCAGGAATAA